One Epidermidibacterium keratini DNA segment encodes these proteins:
- a CDS encoding NAD(P)-binding domain-containing protein — MTQVEDRPATVDEPSEIANRWFTELQSALAAGDIDTASGLFAATSFWRDLIAMSWNITTVENPDGVRDLLGQTLDAAQPTNFELSEPATTDDGVTTAWFTFETAIGRGRGLVRLVDDDGSPKAWTFLTTLYELKGHEEPRGVRRPKGAEHGINKDRQTWLERRQEEEANLGESEQPYVLVIGGGQGGIALGARLRQLGVPAVVIDKHDRPGDQWRSRYKSLCLHDPVWYDHLPYLKFPDNWPVFAPKDKVGDWLEFYTQVMEVPYWSKTVAKGASYDEAKGEWTVEIERDGNPMTLHPKQVVLATGMSGKPNIPVLPGQDVFKGDQQHSSQHPGPDEYAGKKVVVIGSNNSAFDICGALWEHGADVTMVQRSSTHIVKSDSLMDIGLGDLYSERAVESGVTTEKADLVFASLPYRIMHEFQIPLYEQMAERDKDFYDRMTAAGFDLDWGDDGSGLFMKYLRRGSGYYIDVGAADLIANGDVKLAKGQVDHLSEDSVVLTDGTELPADLVVYATGYGSMNGWAADLISQEVADKVGKVWGLGSDTTKDPGPWEGEQRNMWKPTQQEGLWFHGGNLHQSRHYSLYLALQLKARYEGIDTPVYRLQEVHHLS; from the coding sequence ATGACGCAGGTAGAGGACCGACCCGCCACCGTCGACGAGCCAAGCGAGATTGCCAATCGCTGGTTTACCGAGCTGCAGTCCGCACTCGCCGCCGGCGACATCGATACGGCAAGTGGCCTGTTTGCCGCGACCAGCTTTTGGCGCGACCTGATCGCGATGAGCTGGAACATCACCACGGTCGAAAACCCAGACGGGGTGCGCGACCTACTCGGCCAGACGCTCGACGCTGCGCAGCCGACCAACTTCGAGCTGTCCGAGCCGGCGACCACCGACGACGGGGTGACCACGGCGTGGTTCACCTTCGAGACGGCGATCGGTCGCGGACGCGGACTGGTGCGGCTCGTTGACGACGACGGATCGCCCAAGGCGTGGACCTTCTTGACTACGCTTTACGAGCTCAAGGGCCACGAGGAGCCGCGCGGAGTACGCCGTCCCAAAGGCGCCGAGCACGGCATCAACAAGGATCGCCAGACCTGGCTGGAACGCAGGCAGGAGGAAGAGGCCAACCTGGGGGAGAGCGAGCAGCCCTATGTCCTCGTGATCGGCGGCGGCCAGGGCGGGATCGCGCTTGGCGCCCGGCTGCGCCAGCTCGGCGTGCCCGCCGTCGTTATTGACAAGCACGACCGTCCGGGTGACCAATGGCGCTCACGCTACAAGTCGCTGTGTCTGCACGACCCGGTCTGGTACGACCACCTGCCGTACCTGAAGTTTCCCGACAACTGGCCGGTTTTTGCGCCGAAGGACAAGGTGGGTGACTGGCTGGAGTTCTACACCCAGGTGATGGAGGTGCCCTACTGGTCCAAGACCGTCGCCAAGGGCGCGTCGTACGACGAGGCGAAGGGCGAGTGGACGGTCGAGATCGAACGTGACGGCAACCCGATGACCCTGCACCCGAAGCAGGTCGTGCTCGCGACCGGGATGTCTGGCAAGCCCAACATCCCAGTGCTACCAGGGCAAGACGTGTTCAAGGGCGACCAGCAGCACTCGTCGCAACACCCCGGCCCGGACGAGTACGCCGGCAAGAAGGTCGTCGTGATTGGCAGCAACAACTCGGCCTTCGATATCTGCGGCGCGCTGTGGGAGCACGGTGCCGACGTGACGATGGTTCAGCGCTCCAGCACGCACATCGTCAAGAGCGACAGCCTGATGGACATCGGCCTCGGTGACCTCTACTCCGAGAGGGCCGTCGAGTCCGGTGTCACGACGGAGAAAGCCGACCTGGTCTTCGCCTCGCTGCCGTACCGGATCATGCACGAGTTCCAGATTCCGCTCTACGAGCAGATGGCCGAGCGCGACAAGGACTTCTACGACCGGATGACCGCGGCCGGGTTCGACCTTGACTGGGGTGACGACGGATCCGGGCTATTTATGAAATATCTGCGTCGTGGCTCCGGCTACTACATCGACGTCGGTGCCGCTGACCTCATTGCCAACGGCGACGTCAAGCTCGCCAAGGGCCAGGTCGACCACCTGAGCGAGGACTCCGTCGTACTCACCGACGGCACCGAGCTGCCGGCAGACCTCGTGGTCTATGCGACCGGCTACGGCTCGATGAACGGCTGGGCCGCCGACCTCATCAGCCAGGAGGTCGCCGACAAGGTCGGCAAGGTATGGGGTCTTGGCTCGGACACCACAAAAGATCCCGGGCCGTGGGAAGGCGAGCAGCGCAACATGTGGAAGCCCACGCAGCAGGAAGGCCTGTGGTTCCACGGCGGCAACCTGCACCAGTCACGGCACTACTCGCTCTACCTGGCGCTGCAGCTCAAGGCCCGCTACGAAGGAATCGACACCCCGGTCTACCGGCTGCAGGAGGTGCACCACCTGAGCTAG
- the poxB gene encoding ubiquinone-dependent pyruvate dehydrogenase: MYGVPGDSLNGLTDALRRDGTIEWVHVRHEEGAAFAAAADAEVTGELAVCVGSCGPGNLHLINGLFDANRSRVPVLAIAAQIPTAEIGSNYFQETHPSELFRECSVYAELVSHPSQMPRVLEIAMRHAIERRGVAVITIPGDVALGRPSDERVSLINRAVPHVRPSDSELEQAADLLRRSNKTTILAGAGVAGAHDEVIQLADILGAPIVHTMRGKQYIEYDNPYDVGMTGLLGFASGYRAMESAETVLMLGTDFPYQQFYPKHATFIQVDIRGDQLGRRVPLELGLVGDVRDTVSALLPLLQRSSDRGHLDDALRHYAKTRERLDDLATPSKRGKPIHPQYLAKLIDEIADDDAIFSPDVGSPVIYAARYLRATGKRRIVGSFNHGSMANAVPQAVGAQEAFPGRQVVTMSGDGGISMLLGELLTITQNKLPVKMVVFNNSSLNFVELEMKAAGFVEFGTGLDNPDFAAVAEAMGIKGWKVDESSELESALREAFAHDGPALVDVRTAREELTIPPAVTAEQVKGFTLYAIRTVLSGRGDELLDLASTNFRQLF, from the coding sequence ATGTACGGCGTCCCAGGCGATTCGCTCAACGGGTTGACCGATGCCCTGCGTCGTGACGGCACAATCGAGTGGGTGCACGTGCGGCATGAGGAGGGCGCGGCGTTTGCCGCCGCTGCCGATGCCGAGGTCACCGGCGAGCTGGCTGTCTGCGTGGGCAGCTGCGGTCCGGGCAACCTGCACCTGATCAACGGACTCTTCGACGCCAACCGAAGCCGTGTCCCGGTGCTGGCCATTGCCGCCCAGATTCCCACTGCCGAGATCGGCAGCAACTACTTCCAGGAGACGCATCCCTCCGAGCTTTTCCGTGAGTGCAGCGTGTACGCCGAGCTCGTCTCGCACCCCAGCCAGATGCCACGTGTGCTGGAGATCGCGATGCGGCACGCTATCGAGCGTCGCGGCGTCGCTGTCATCACGATCCCCGGCGATGTCGCCCTCGGCCGACCGAGTGACGAGCGGGTCAGCCTGATCAACCGCGCCGTTCCCCATGTGCGGCCATCCGACTCCGAGCTGGAGCAGGCGGCGGATCTGCTGCGCCGCAGCAACAAGACGACCATCCTGGCCGGCGCCGGCGTCGCCGGCGCGCACGACGAGGTCATCCAGCTCGCCGACATCCTTGGCGCGCCGATCGTGCACACGATGCGCGGTAAGCAGTACATCGAGTACGACAACCCGTACGACGTGGGCATGACCGGTCTTCTCGGCTTTGCGTCCGGTTACCGCGCCATGGAGTCTGCGGAGACGGTGCTGATGCTCGGCACGGACTTCCCCTACCAGCAGTTCTATCCGAAGCACGCCACCTTCATCCAGGTCGACATCCGCGGCGACCAGCTCGGCCGCCGCGTGCCGCTGGAGCTCGGGCTCGTCGGCGACGTGCGCGACACCGTCTCAGCGCTACTCCCCCTCTTGCAGCGCTCCAGCGACCGCGGGCATCTCGACGATGCACTCAGGCACTACGCCAAGACGCGCGAGCGTCTGGATGACCTGGCGACGCCGTCCAAGCGCGGCAAGCCGATTCATCCGCAGTATCTCGCCAAACTGATCGACGAGATCGCCGATGATGACGCGATCTTCTCCCCCGATGTCGGCTCCCCGGTCATCTACGCCGCCCGCTATCTGCGAGCCACCGGCAAGCGGCGGATCGTCGGCTCGTTTAACCACGGCTCGATGGCAAACGCCGTACCGCAGGCGGTCGGCGCCCAGGAGGCGTTTCCGGGGCGGCAGGTTGTCACGATGAGCGGCGACGGCGGCATCTCCATGCTGCTCGGTGAGCTGCTCACCATCACCCAAAACAAGCTGCCAGTAAAGATGGTCGTCTTCAACAACTCCTCGCTGAACTTCGTCGAGCTGGAGATGAAGGCGGCCGGTTTCGTCGAGTTCGGCACCGGTCTAGACAATCCCGACTTCGCTGCTGTGGCAGAGGCGATGGGCATCAAGGGCTGGAAGGTCGACGAGTCCAGCGAGCTGGAAAGCGCTCTGCGCGAGGCCTTCGCGCACGACGGTCCGGCGCTCGTCGACGTACGCACCGCGCGCGAGGAGCTCACGATTCCGCCTGCCGTCACGGCCGAACAGGTCAAGGGCTTCACGCTCTATGCGATCCGCACCGTACTGTCCGGCCGTGGCGACGAGCTGCTGGACCTCGCCTCGACAAACTTCCGCCAGCTCTTCTAG
- a CDS encoding alpha/beta fold hydrolase — MRSAAVDGFTLEYDDTGSGGSAPVMLLHGWPGDRRDYRALVPLINARTIVPDLRGFGGSDRHEADPAQQYDAAGQARSVIGVLDELAIERAVIGGYDIGSRVAQAIARDHADRVAALVIAPPVPGIGTRILTPQAQREFWYQPFHQLALADRLVSGRDATRAYLEHFWTHWSGPDYQLDEGELDRLAADYSRPGAFAASISWYRAGAGAVATSASEQAPDRTDRIAVPTTILWPSHDPLFPIEWSDRIDEWFSDATLEIVDGVGHFAPLEYPQRFADAINAVS; from the coding sequence ATGCGCAGCGCGGCAGTGGACGGGTTCACCCTTGAGTACGACGACACCGGCTCGGGCGGCAGTGCGCCGGTCATGCTGCTGCACGGATGGCCCGGGGACCGACGTGACTATCGCGCCCTCGTACCGCTGATCAACGCTCGGACGATCGTGCCGGACCTGCGCGGATTCGGCGGGTCTGACCGGCACGAGGCAGATCCGGCGCAGCAGTACGACGCCGCCGGTCAGGCTCGCAGCGTGATCGGGGTGCTCGACGAGCTTGCGATCGAGCGCGCCGTCATCGGCGGCTACGACATCGGAAGCCGGGTGGCGCAGGCGATCGCGCGAGACCATGCCGATCGCGTCGCCGCGCTAGTGATCGCCCCACCCGTGCCTGGGATCGGTACCAGGATCCTCACTCCCCAGGCACAGCGGGAGTTTTGGTACCAGCCGTTCCACCAGCTCGCGCTCGCGGATCGGCTGGTGAGTGGGCGCGACGCGACCCGGGCCTATCTCGAGCACTTCTGGACCCACTGGTCTGGCCCTGACTATCAGCTCGACGAGGGTGAGCTGGATCGGTTGGCCGCGGACTATTCGCGTCCGGGAGCGTTTGCTGCGTCGATCTCCTGGTATCGCGCAGGTGCGGGAGCGGTCGCAACCTCGGCGAGTGAGCAGGCACCGGACCGAACGGACCGAATCGCGGTGCCGACGACGATCCTGTGGCCAAGTCACGACCCGCTCTTTCCGATCGAGTGGAGCGATCGCATCGACGAGTGGTTCAGCGATGCAACTCTCGAGATCGTCGACGGCGTAGGGCATTTCGCGCCATTAGAGTATCCGCAGAGGTTTGCTGACGCGATTAACGCCGTCAGCTGA
- a CDS encoding flavin-containing monooxygenase produces the protein MTAPHDKDTALDHEAVIIGAGVCGIYQLYRLRELGIDATVLESGKELGGTWFWNRYPGARFDSESYTYGFSFSDELLAEWDWKERFSPQPDNLRYLQYVADKFGLREDMQFGVTVNSAAYDDASATWSLALDDGRTVTTRWLILAVGLLSAPTLPRYAGMDDFAGESFHTYDWPESGVDLAGKRVGVIGTGATAIQLIPVVAEQAAELTVFQRRPNWTAPLHNSEITPAEMASIKERYDEIFALCARTPGGFIHDPDRRPFFEVPREERVAMWEKLYAEPGFGIWLANFRDIFMDEDANAEISAFIADKIRDRVDDPEVAELLIPKDHGFGVQRVPLETNYLEAYNRDNVRLVDLKTTPIERITEDGIRTTAEDVELDVIIYATGFDAITGAFDRIDIRGRDGGTLRELWAAGPVTSYGLQVPGFPNMLMPNGPQSASATTNFPRGIEIGVDWCTDLMRYAIDNGYTRVEATPQAGEAWTKEVTELYGMMLMRNAQGWFTGYNSNVPGHEKGTIRYLVYNGGTPKFRKLITAEVQDGYPSVRFS, from the coding sequence ATGACGGCTCCCCATGACAAGGACACCGCCCTCGACCACGAGGCGGTGATCATCGGCGCCGGAGTCTGCGGCATCTACCAGCTCTATCGCCTGCGCGAGCTCGGCATCGACGCGACAGTCCTCGAGTCGGGCAAGGAGCTCGGCGGCACCTGGTTCTGGAACCGCTACCCGGGGGCCCGTTTTGACTCCGAGAGCTACACCTATGGCTTCTCGTTCTCCGACGAGCTGCTAGCCGAGTGGGACTGGAAGGAGCGCTTCTCACCGCAGCCGGACAACCTCCGCTACCTGCAGTACGTCGCCGACAAGTTCGGGCTCCGCGAAGACATGCAGTTTGGCGTCACCGTCAACTCCGCGGCGTACGACGACGCGTCCGCGACCTGGAGTCTCGCGCTCGACGACGGTCGCACTGTCACGACCCGATGGCTGATCCTGGCCGTCGGACTTCTGTCGGCCCCGACGCTCCCGAGGTATGCCGGCATGGACGACTTCGCCGGCGAGTCCTTCCACACCTACGACTGGCCGGAGTCCGGCGTCGACCTCGCGGGCAAGCGAGTGGGCGTGATCGGCACTGGCGCAACGGCGATCCAGCTCATCCCGGTCGTTGCAGAGCAGGCCGCCGAGCTGACTGTCTTCCAACGCAGACCCAACTGGACCGCGCCGCTGCACAACTCCGAGATCACGCCGGCCGAGATGGCATCGATCAAGGAGCGGTACGACGAGATCTTCGCGCTCTGCGCGCGCACTCCTGGCGGGTTCATCCACGATCCGGACCGCCGTCCCTTCTTCGAGGTACCGCGCGAAGAGCGCGTCGCCATGTGGGAGAAGCTGTACGCCGAACCGGGATTCGGGATATGGCTGGCAAATTTCCGCGATATCTTCATGGACGAGGACGCCAACGCCGAGATCAGCGCGTTCATCGCCGACAAGATTCGCGACCGTGTCGACGACCCTGAGGTCGCCGAGCTGCTTATTCCGAAAGACCACGGCTTCGGGGTGCAGCGCGTCCCGCTGGAGACCAACTACCTCGAGGCCTACAACCGCGACAACGTCCGCCTGGTAGACCTGAAGACGACACCGATCGAACGCATCACCGAAGACGGGATCCGCACTACCGCAGAGGATGTCGAGCTCGACGTCATCATCTACGCCACCGGCTTTGATGCGATCACCGGCGCCTTCGACCGCATCGATATCCGTGGTCGCGACGGCGGCACCCTTCGCGAATTGTGGGCCGCTGGGCCGGTCACCAGCTACGGGCTTCAGGTGCCCGGCTTTCCGAACATGCTCATGCCTAACGGGCCGCAGAGCGCGTCGGCGACGACGAACTTCCCTCGTGGCATTGAGATCGGCGTCGACTGGTGCACCGACCTGATGCGCTACGCAATCGACAACGGCTACACCCGAGTGGAAGCCACCCCGCAGGCGGGAGAGGCGTGGACCAAGGAAGTCACCGAGCTCTACGGAATGATGCTGATGCGCAATGCGCAGGGCTGGTTCACCGGATACAACTCCAACGTGCCCGGTCATGAGAAGGGCACGATCCGCTACCTCGTCTACAACGGCGGCACGCCGAAGTTCCGCAAGCTCATCACCGCCGAGGTCCAGGACGGCTACCCCAGCGTTCGGTTCAGCTGA
- a CDS encoding VOC family protein: MRMRLRQVALVAADLDPVERQIQEQLGVELCFRDPGVGAYGLHNGLFPIGDKFLEVVAPTEDGTTAGRLLDKRGGDGGYMVLLQVDDLAGFEARLPELGVRVVSTPTGEGIVGRHLHPKDIGGAIVSIDETQDWDDWGWAGPSWREHVRTDVVSDLIGVTVQSSDPDAMAARWGEVLGRRVLDGAIPTIELDEGEIEFVPDSDGRGDGISAFTVRATDENLRVADVGGVQVRFSD; the protein is encoded by the coding sequence ATGAGAATGCGATTGCGGCAGGTGGCGCTGGTCGCCGCGGACCTCGACCCGGTCGAGCGGCAGATTCAGGAGCAGCTCGGGGTCGAGCTCTGCTTCCGCGACCCAGGGGTGGGCGCATATGGCCTGCACAATGGGCTCTTTCCGATCGGAGACAAGTTCCTGGAAGTTGTTGCTCCGACGGAGGACGGCACGACGGCGGGTCGGCTGCTGGACAAGCGCGGTGGCGACGGCGGCTACATGGTGCTGCTGCAGGTCGACGATCTTGCCGGTTTCGAAGCGCGGCTACCTGAGCTCGGCGTTCGCGTGGTGAGTACGCCGACCGGCGAGGGCATCGTCGGCCGGCACCTGCACCCGAAGGACATCGGCGGCGCGATCGTCTCGATCGACGAGACGCAGGACTGGGACGACTGGGGTTGGGCCGGACCCTCGTGGCGAGAGCACGTGCGCACCGATGTCGTGTCTGACCTCATCGGCGTCACCGTGCAGTCGTCGGATCCGGACGCGATGGCCGCTCGCTGGGGTGAGGTTCTCGGTCGCCGGGTGCTCGACGGCGCCATCCCGACGATCGAGCTCGATGAGGGCGAGATCGAGTTCGTGCCGGACAGTGACGGGCGCGGTGACGGCATCAGCGCCTTCACCGTGCGTGCGACGGACGAGAACCTGCGCGTGGCCGATGTCGGCGGCGTGCAGGTGCGGTTTAGCGACTGA
- a CDS encoding NADPH:quinone oxidoreductase family protein produces MRAVVVPEYAPIEEISIGDVAQPQPGPDEVVVEVAAVGIGFVDGLKVQGRYQTKDPLPFTPGAELSGRILQTGQGVSGWNVGDRVFANVRSGALAEYCVVPAAALRRLPDNASYAEGAAMPINYLTALYAIADRAAAEPGETLLVLGASGGTGAAAIAIGKLLGLRVIAAASTEEKREFAAGLGADETIDSSAPDWRERFKGEGNGVDIVFDPVGGQLGEEAFRALAWRGRLLVIGFASGEIPSARYNIALLKGASLVGVDMAQLERREPELAKERLAQLDAWLASGELKPVVGEIVEFDDFQRAFAQLSGRSAQGKVIVQVGHLDG; encoded by the coding sequence ATGCGTGCGGTTGTCGTCCCGGAGTACGCCCCGATTGAGGAGATCTCCATCGGAGATGTTGCGCAGCCTCAGCCCGGTCCAGACGAGGTCGTTGTCGAGGTCGCGGCGGTTGGCATCGGGTTTGTTGACGGGCTGAAGGTCCAGGGTCGGTATCAGACCAAAGATCCGCTGCCATTCACTCCTGGCGCCGAGCTAAGCGGCCGAATTCTTCAGACAGGACAGGGAGTTTCTGGCTGGAACGTCGGTGACCGTGTCTTTGCCAATGTGCGCAGCGGCGCGCTCGCCGAGTACTGCGTCGTACCCGCCGCCGCGCTGCGACGACTGCCAGACAACGCGTCGTACGCCGAGGGCGCGGCAATGCCGATCAACTACCTGACCGCGCTCTATGCGATTGCCGACCGAGCTGCCGCCGAGCCGGGTGAGACGCTGCTCGTCCTCGGGGCGTCCGGCGGGACCGGCGCGGCAGCGATCGCCATCGGCAAGCTACTCGGGCTGCGCGTGATCGCGGCGGCATCGACTGAGGAGAAGCGCGAGTTTGCCGCGGGGTTGGGTGCGGACGAGACGATCGACTCGTCGGCGCCGGACTGGCGCGAGCGGTTCAAGGGCGAGGGCAACGGTGTCGACATCGTTTTTGACCCGGTCGGTGGACAGCTCGGGGAAGAGGCGTTTCGCGCTCTGGCCTGGCGCGGACGGTTGTTGGTGATCGGCTTCGCCTCGGGCGAGATCCCATCGGCCCGCTACAACATCGCACTTCTGAAAGGCGCGTCATTGGTCGGCGTCGACATGGCGCAGCTGGAGCGGCGTGAGCCGGAGCTGGCAAAGGAGCGCCTGGCGCAGCTCGACGCGTGGCTTGCCTCGGGGGAGTTAAAGCCCGTGGTCGGCGAGATCGTCGAGTTCGATGACTTCCAGCGTGCCTTCGCCCAGCTCAGCGGGCGATCTGCCCAAGGAAAGGTCATCGTCCAGGTCGGCCACCTCGATGGTTGA
- the ygiD gene encoding 4,5-DOPA-extradiol-dioxygenase — protein MPAAFFGHGNPMNALEVNRYTQSWRSFGELAPTPRAILVVSAHWYINATAVTAMPRPRTIHDFFGFPQELFDVQYPAPGLPELAEEVSDVVHPTWVGADADSWGIDHGTWSVLTHTFPQADIPVVQLSINANKPLDYHLELGAKLAPLRERGVLIVASGNVVHNLGGLDPALGDGGFAWAERFDTAARELMTVDPTDITRLDAHRDFGYAVPTPDHFIPLLYLAGLAGQQDAATDVLVDGYYFGSLSMTSYTLGLDATVPSEPGSTPSLPPGVPADSSNI, from the coding sequence ATGCCCGCCGCGTTCTTTGGACACGGCAACCCGATGAATGCCCTTGAGGTCAACCGCTACACGCAGTCGTGGCGATCGTTTGGCGAGCTTGCGCCGACCCCACGCGCCATTCTGGTCGTCTCCGCGCACTGGTACATCAATGCGACCGCGGTGACCGCCATGCCGAGGCCGCGCACGATCCACGACTTCTTCGGCTTCCCGCAGGAACTCTTCGACGTGCAGTACCCCGCTCCCGGACTGCCCGAGCTGGCCGAGGAGGTCAGCGACGTCGTCCATCCGACGTGGGTCGGCGCTGACGCCGACTCGTGGGGGATCGACCACGGCACCTGGTCGGTGCTGACCCACACGTTCCCGCAGGCTGACATCCCCGTCGTGCAGCTCAGCATCAACGCCAACAAGCCGCTGGACTATCACCTCGAGCTCGGTGCCAAGCTCGCCCCGCTTCGCGAACGTGGCGTGCTGATCGTCGCGAGCGGCAACGTCGTGCACAACCTAGGTGGGCTGGATCCGGCGCTCGGCGACGGCGGGTTTGCGTGGGCGGAACGTTTCGATACCGCCGCGCGCGAACTCATGACCGTTGACCCGACCGACATCACCAGGCTCGACGCGCACCGCGACTTCGGGTACGCCGTACCCACGCCAGATCACTTCATACCGCTGCTATATCTGGCAGGTTTGGCCGGCCAGCAGGACGCGGCGACCGACGTACTCGTCGACGGCTACTACTTCGGGTCGCTGTCTATGACGTCCTACACGCTCGGCCTGGACGCGACGGTGCCGTCGGAGCCGGGGAGTACGCCGAGCCTGCCGCCCGGCGTACCCGCCGACTCATCGAATATCTGA
- a CDS encoding MFS transporter, whose protein sequence is MTQAPAESPALQSALKKATRRLMPFLILLYFINYLDRTNIGFAGPGGMNEELGLTATAFGFAAGIFFFGYLLLEVPSNLALHKFGARRWIARIMVSWGIVAAAMAFVPNAGWLYVLRFLLGVAEAGFFPGIILYLTFWFPERQRARATALFMVAIPLSSAIGAPLSSALIEYTHGLFGLSGWRSMFLLEGIPAIIVGVICWFYLTDRPQDAKWLEPDEREALGAKIESEESSRHGQFHVSIRESLTKGRVWALAFVYFGIVYGLYALGFFLPTIVAGFEEQFGTSYTLMERGLIVAIPYVIGAVAMVWWSRHGDRTGERTWHVAGPAIMGGIAIPIALYLNSPFAAMVAVTVCAVGVLCALPAFWSLPTAFLAGAAAASGIALINSVGNTAGFAAPYITGWLSDLTGSQNTGLWVVGFAMIAAAIIAILLRAKPRAVQESPETSDIR, encoded by the coding sequence ATGACGCAAGCCCCCGCCGAATCTCCGGCACTACAGAGCGCGCTGAAGAAGGCCACACGGCGACTGATGCCGTTCTTGATCCTGCTCTACTTCATCAACTACCTCGACCGCACCAATATCGGCTTTGCCGGACCTGGCGGCATGAACGAGGAGCTCGGCCTCACCGCGACCGCTTTCGGCTTCGCCGCGGGGATCTTCTTCTTTGGCTACCTGCTGCTCGAAGTGCCGAGCAACCTGGCGCTGCACAAGTTCGGCGCCCGGCGCTGGATCGCCCGGATCATGGTCAGCTGGGGCATTGTCGCGGCCGCCATGGCGTTTGTGCCCAACGCGGGTTGGCTCTACGTGCTGCGGTTCCTGCTTGGCGTTGCCGAAGCCGGCTTCTTCCCGGGCATCATCCTGTATCTGACGTTCTGGTTCCCAGAGCGACAGCGTGCTCGCGCCACGGCGCTGTTTATGGTGGCGATCCCGCTGTCGTCGGCGATCGGCGCACCGCTGTCGTCGGCCCTGATCGAGTACACGCACGGACTGTTTGGCTTGTCAGGCTGGCGCTCGATGTTCCTGCTGGAAGGCATTCCGGCGATCATCGTCGGCGTCATCTGCTGGTTCTACCTCACCGACCGACCGCAGGATGCCAAGTGGCTCGAGCCTGACGAGAGGGAGGCGCTCGGAGCGAAGATCGAGTCCGAGGAGTCGTCGCGGCACGGGCAGTTCCACGTGAGCATCCGCGAGTCGTTGACGAAGGGCCGCGTCTGGGCTCTGGCGTTCGTGTACTTCGGAATTGTCTACGGCCTCTACGCGCTCGGCTTCTTCCTGCCGACGATCGTCGCCGGGTTTGAGGAGCAGTTCGGTACGTCCTACACGCTCATGGAGCGCGGTCTGATCGTCGCGATCCCTTACGTCATAGGCGCTGTTGCGATGGTGTGGTGGAGCCGGCATGGCGACCGCACGGGTGAGCGCACCTGGCACGTCGCCGGTCCCGCCATCATGGGCGGCATCGCCATCCCTATCGCGCTCTATCTCAACAGCCCGTTTGCGGCGATGGTCGCGGTGACGGTGTGCGCCGTCGGCGTACTCTGCGCACTGCCCGCCTTCTGGTCGCTGCCGACCGCATTCTTGGCCGGAGCCGCTGCGGCATCGGGCATCGCGCTCATCAACTCCGTGGGCAACACCGCCGGTTTCGCGGCGCCGTACATCACCGGCTGGCTCTCTGACCTCACCGGAAGCCAGAACACCGGCCTGTGGGTCGTCGGGTTCGCGATGATCGCCGCGGCCATCATCGCGATCCTGCTACGCGCTAAACCGCGTGCGGTGCAGGAGTCGCCGGAGACCTCAGATATTCGATGA
- a CDS encoding carboxymuconolactone decarboxylase family protein, which yields MSTPRLDPILPEDRTEYQQQLMDAAGRDFRVFSTLVRHPDLFGAYLPLGTRLLARSLLTPREREILILRAAYGIRAEYEWGHHAKIAATSGVEDDVIAEIGTPQPQLAAEDALLIRAADELVDDHRLSQQTWDTLSQRFGDMQLIEICMLVGAYAMLGATLNSLQVQLEDGYPTAPWLSDPDERGV from the coding sequence ATGTCAACGCCGCGACTGGACCCGATCCTGCCCGAGGACCGCACCGAGTATCAGCAGCAGCTCATGGATGCCGCCGGCCGCGACTTTCGGGTCTTCAGCACGCTCGTCCGTCACCCCGACCTGTTCGGCGCCTACCTGCCACTTGGCACACGACTGCTTGCCCGCTCGCTGCTGACGCCGCGCGAGCGAGAGATCTTGATCCTGCGTGCGGCGTACGGCATCCGTGCGGAATACGAATGGGGCCACCACGCCAAGATCGCTGCCACCTCTGGTGTCGAAGATGACGTGATCGCGGAGATCGGTACGCCGCAGCCGCAGTTGGCCGCAGAGGACGCGCTACTCATTCGCGCGGCCGATGAGCTCGTTGATGATCACCGGCTCAGCCAGCAGACCTGGGACACGCTCTCTCAGCGGTTCGGAGACATGCAGCTCATCGAGATCTGCATGCTGGTCGGCGCCTACGCCATGCTCGGCGCCACGCTGAACTCGCTGCAGGTCCAGCTCGAAGACGGCTACCCGACCGCGCCGTGGCTCTCCGATCCCGACGAACGCGGCGTGTAG